A portion of the Terriglobia bacterium genome contains these proteins:
- a CDS encoding Crp/Fnr family transcriptional regulator — protein MISDLSALRKCPMFANLDPKELERIGFVMQERTFGRNQIIFGEEEAGQYMYVIKRGLVKVWKMTEDGREQILAVHGAGQSFGELSLIDGKSTPASVTAINSTTIYSMSKADFVNWIVANHAIFMKIVESLCDQIRTSWSRLHALTMLSTERKIMYVLSELSLKHGVRTREGVLINLRLKHKDLANMVVASRETVTRFLTQFQKKGLIAVNDGQITIKQSLTLPEAGPAQ, from the coding sequence ATGATAAGTGATCTATCGGCATTGCGGAAGTGTCCCATGTTTGCAAACCTCGATCCGAAGGAGTTGGAGCGAATCGGGTTCGTCATGCAGGAGCGAACCTTTGGCCGGAACCAAATCATCTTCGGCGAGGAAGAGGCCGGGCAGTACATGTATGTGATCAAGCGCGGGCTGGTTAAGGTTTGGAAGATGACCGAGGACGGGCGGGAACAGATCCTTGCGGTGCACGGGGCGGGGCAATCCTTTGGAGAGTTGTCGCTGATCGATGGAAAGTCCACACCAGCCAGTGTGACTGCGATCAACTCAACCACGATCTATTCAATGTCGAAAGCGGACTTTGTGAACTGGATTGTGGCAAACCACGCCATATTTATGAAGATCGTCGAGAGTCTGTGTGATCAAATCCGCACGTCATGGAGCCGCCTGCATGCGCTGACCATGCTCAGCACAGAGCGGAAAATCATGTACGTGCTCAGTGAGTTGAGTTTGAAACACGGGGTCCGAACCCGAGAGGGCGTCCTGATCAATTTAAGACTGAAGCACAAGGACCTCGCCAATATGGTGGTGGCGTCCCGAGAGACGGTCACCCGCTTCTTGACACAATTCCAGAAGAAGGGCTTGATCGCCGTGAATGACGGCCAAATTACCATCAAGCAATCCCTCACCCTGCCCGAGGCCGGGCCGGCCCAATAA
- a CDS encoding M48 family metalloprotease, with amino-acid sequence MKIKLIQILLIAMLMGGFASTSRAADFDYTNDSEALATMNRLIDRLTDGSNLKIHFQAVILPLEQVNAFSVSDGRIIVTQGLLRTISSEEQLAAAIAHEMGHQITEVKSTKTQAFAATGDDEFTADTLAIQVLKKARYNPTCLAEMLRVVLHSDGNSFPKAQVKQLSSRIRKIEDKVGSQISSVKTTADHGA; translated from the coding sequence ATGAAGATAAAGTTAATTCAAATCCTGTTAATCGCGATGCTGATGGGGGGATTCGCATCCACCAGTAGAGCAGCGGATTTTGATTACACCAACGATTCAGAAGCCCTTGCGACCATGAACCGACTCATCGACCGATTGACGGACGGTTCGAATCTAAAGATCCACTTTCAAGCAGTCATCCTCCCGCTGGAACAAGTGAATGCATTCTCAGTGAGTGATGGACGGATTATCGTCACCCAGGGTTTGTTGCGCACGATCTCCAGCGAGGAGCAATTGGCCGCAGCCATCGCTCACGAGATGGGGCACCAAATCACAGAAGTGAAATCAACCAAAACCCAGGCCTTTGCCGCGACCGGCGATGACGAGTTCACAGCAGACACTCTTGCAATTCAAGTGCTCAAGAAGGCGCGGTACAACCCCACTTGCCTGGCCGAGATGCTCCGGGTGGTTCTCCACAGCGACGGAAATTCCTTCCCCAAGGCTCAAGTCAAGCAATTGAGTTCCCGCATCCGCAAGATCGAAGATAAGGTCGGCTCCCAGATTTCGAGTGTGAAGACCACAGCCGACCATGGCGCCTAG
- the larE gene encoding ATP-dependent sacrificial sulfur transferase LarE, translating to MKPEEKQTKLENILNNYQSTIVAFSGGVDSAYLAFMAHRVLGECALAITAVSPSLASFQREDALNFAREYGFRHEVIQTEEMADSNYVANPANRCYFCKDELFGKLKTLADQRGFQTVSYGVNVDDLGDFRPGQEAARKFGVHAPLVEADLKKAEIRSLSRTLNLNTWDHPASACLSSRIPYGMMVTVDKLEAIDRGEDALHRLGFRQVRVRHHGEIVRIEISPDEMARALQMEMAGEFTRVFKSLGFKYVTLDLEGYRQGALNEVLDLPSGKRS from the coding sequence TTGAAACCCGAAGAGAAACAGACGAAGCTGGAAAATATTCTGAATAACTACCAATCCACCATTGTGGCTTTCAGTGGTGGGGTCGATTCGGCTTATCTCGCATTTATGGCCCACCGGGTCCTCGGTGAATGCGCCCTGGCCATTACGGCCGTCAGCCCATCGCTCGCCTCTTTTCAGCGCGAGGATGCACTCAACTTTGCAAGGGAGTATGGATTCCGCCATGAAGTCATCCAAACGGAGGAAATGGCCGATTCCAACTATGTCGCCAATCCCGCGAATCGCTGTTATTTTTGCAAGGACGAGTTGTTCGGCAAGCTGAAAACACTGGCCGATCAACGGGGATTCCAGACGGTTTCCTATGGCGTGAACGTGGACGACCTGGGCGATTTCCGTCCCGGCCAGGAGGCTGCCAGAAAATTCGGAGTTCATGCTCCGCTCGTGGAAGCCGACTTGAAGAAGGCTGAAATCCGGTCGCTCTCCCGCACCCTCAACCTGAACACCTGGGACCACCCGGCCTCCGCCTGCTTGTCATCCCGTATCCCGTATGGCATGATGGTGACCGTGGACAAATTGGAAGCGATTGACCGGGGTGAAGATGCCCTGCACCGGCTCGGGTTTCGTCAGGTTCGAGTTCGACATCATGGCGAGATTGTCCGGATCGAAATCTCACCCGACGAGATGGCGCGAGCCCTCCAAATGGAGATGGCCGGTGAATTCACCCGGGTCTTCAAGTCGCTCGGATTTAAGTACGTAACCTTGGATTTGGAGGGTTATCGCCAGGGGGCGCTCAACGAAGTGTTGGACCTGCCTTCAGGGAAGCGTTCCTAG
- a CDS encoding FAD-dependent thymidylate synthase: MEVFTDKPKVTLRNYFQRPLDSSVAAARTCYSPRVIGAEEISEEQRTNISQLTFDAGHHTVYQHPHFEFGLENISRQFVWNFLHSYPFYNSEQSSQRFVRLDEIRAFVPPLDESNRQIYYQAVAQAWNAYRELTAILRKDTFEILGEVFKLHDTSSDKKKKKVKRESEKKAIEVARYVIPIAAFTSMVHTISGITLHRLKRLMHSGDTPFETTQIISEMVECVRQVDPDFFEKIGDPPIDAQQIPEFNFRSLNLPAGPMGFARTPVAVETAMKEFDADLGERISKLVDHTLDAEKTVANALRYAMGISRREMNDAMAIDAMLNPAKNRYRLDKLNLTFQVPLMKPLNHAAYTFIKKISHTADSQDQRHRMVPASRPMMMFTDTRSSDYLTPRLIAANPEARAVFEQTMEMLWSAKNKLLDNGVPTEFAMYLLPNAKALRFSESGSLLYLLHKWTMRTCFNAQDEIYEASMQELEQVRKVHPMLAKYIGPPCVVRVGQILPICSEGAHFCGVKVWEKFPNVQRRL; encoded by the coding sequence ATGGAAGTTTTTACAGACAAACCCAAGGTGACGCTGAGAAATTACTTCCAGCGCCCGCTCGACTCCAGTGTGGCGGCGGCCCGCACGTGCTACTCCCCTCGCGTGATCGGAGCCGAGGAGATCAGCGAAGAGCAACGCACCAACATCTCCCAGCTCACCTTCGATGCGGGTCACCACACCGTCTATCAGCATCCGCATTTCGAGTTCGGGCTGGAGAATATCTCGCGGCAATTTGTGTGGAATTTCCTTCACAGCTACCCCTTTTACAACTCCGAGCAGTCTTCTCAACGCTTCGTGCGGCTGGATGAAATCCGCGCCTTTGTGCCGCCCCTGGACGAGTCAAACCGGCAGATCTATTACCAGGCCGTCGCCCAAGCTTGGAACGCCTATCGCGAGTTGACTGCAATCCTTAGGAAGGACACCTTTGAGATTCTTGGCGAGGTTTTCAAGCTTCACGACACCTCCAGCGACAAGAAGAAGAAGAAGGTAAAGCGGGAGTCCGAGAAAAAGGCCATCGAGGTGGCCCGCTATGTCATTCCCATCGCCGCCTTCACCTCCATGGTGCACACCATTTCAGGGATTACCCTGCACCGGCTCAAACGCTTGATGCATTCCGGAGACACGCCGTTTGAAACCACCCAGATTATCAGTGAAATGGTGGAGTGCGTGAGGCAGGTGGACCCCGATTTTTTCGAAAAGATTGGCGATCCGCCGATTGACGCGCAGCAAATCCCCGAATTCAATTTCCGCTCCCTCAACCTGCCGGCCGGACCGATGGGGTTTGCCCGTACCCCCGTTGCCGTGGAAACGGCGATGAAGGAATTCGATGCGGATCTGGGCGAGAGAATTTCAAAACTGGTGGATCATACCCTCGATGCGGAGAAGACCGTGGCCAATGCCCTTCGATACGCCATGGGGATCTCCCGGCGCGAGATGAATGACGCCATGGCCATCGATGCCATGCTCAACCCCGCCAAGAACCGGTACCGGCTGGACAAGCTGAACCTCACCTTCCAGGTCCCCCTGATGAAACCCCTGAACCACGCCGCATACACCTTCATCAAGAAAATCTCGCATACCGCCGACTCCCAAGACCAGCGCCACCGCATGGTCCCGGCGTCGCGCCCGATGATGATGTTCACCGATACCCGTTCGTCGGATTACCTCACCCCTCGTCTCATCGCCGCCAATCCCGAGGCGCGGGCGGTGTTCGAGCAGACGATGGAAATGCTGTGGTCCGCGAAAAACAAACTCCTCGACAACGGGGTGCCCACCGAGTTCGCCATGTATCTGCTCCCCAATGCCAAGGCGCTCAGGTTCTCGGAGTCGGGATCGCTTCTCTATCTCCTCCACAAGTGGACGATGCGCACTTGCTTCAATGCCCAGGATGAAATCTACGAAGCTTCGATGCAGGAGCTGGAGCAGGTCCGCAAGGTTCATCCGATGCTTGCCAAATACATTGGCCCGCCCTGTGTGGTCCGGGTGGGCCAAATCCTCCCCATCTGCAGCGAAGGCGCCCATTTTTGCGGAGTCAAGGTCTGGGAAAAATTTCCGAACGTCCAAAGACGATTGTGA
- a CDS encoding RidA family protein produces MSRRKPARPVLGRRTINLPRRPVQAPFSDGVQVGNTVYLAGRIGIDPKTGEPPSRINEEIRLMLDGFKATLAEAGMTMDDLVYVQVFCPDLSLYDQFNRGYRSYFSEDFPARAFIGSGPLLRGGHFEMQGIAVRNG; encoded by the coding sequence ATGAGTCGAAGAAAACCTGCTCGCCCCGTTCTGGGCCGCCGCACCATCAACCTTCCCCGTCGCCCCGTCCAGGCGCCGTTCAGCGACGGGGTTCAGGTAGGGAATACTGTTTATCTCGCCGGCCGGATAGGAATTGATCCCAAAACCGGTGAGCCTCCCTCAAGGATCAACGAGGAGATCCGCTTGATGCTCGATGGGTTCAAGGCCACTTTGGCCGAGGCGGGGATGACGATGGACGACCTTGTGTATGTCCAGGTCTTTTGTCCCGATCTTTCTCTTTATGACCAGTTCAATCGCGGGTACCGCAGCTACTTCTCGGAGGATTTTCCGGCGCGCGCTTTCATAGGCTCCGGGCCGTTGCTGCGTGGCGGGCACTTCGAAATGCAGGGGATCGCGGTCAGAAATGGTTGA
- the purD gene encoding phosphoribosylamine--glycine ligase gives MKILVIGSGGREHALVWKLAQSKRVNKILCAPGNAGIAGEPKAQCLALDAGGDLVAVRQFVLREAIDLVVVGPEVPLAGGIVDLFDGTHVKIIGPHRQAARLESSKIFAKQFMSSHGIPTADYFVCDSADQALDFVKRCSYGYPVVIKADGLAAGKGVVLAKDFSQAEATILEFMTEKVFGEAGSRIVVEECLRGRECSFMVFSDGEHYQPMVPSQDHKRVYDNDAGPNTGGMGAFSDDALLTTEMRMTILQSIVEPALRGMRSEGTPFRGILYCGLMLTDQGPRTLEFNCRFGDPETQPVLMRMKTDLLDVFEALLENRLHQVSLQWATDSAVCVVLASGGYPGKFEKGKPISGLAEVSRMEDVKVFHAGTQAATLSHQTERAGPIQTVGGRVLGVTALGRDLPVAAARAYEACSRIHFEGMHYRRDIGGRPATRNSGPVETA, from the coding sequence ATGAAGATCCTTGTGATTGGAAGTGGCGGACGGGAGCACGCGCTGGTTTGGAAGCTGGCTCAATCAAAGAGAGTCAACAAAATCCTCTGCGCCCCGGGAAATGCAGGAATCGCCGGAGAACCCAAGGCGCAGTGCCTGGCCCTGGACGCCGGTGGGGATCTTGTCGCCGTCCGTCAATTCGTGCTGAGGGAAGCAATCGACCTGGTTGTGGTGGGCCCCGAAGTGCCCCTTGCAGGAGGGATTGTCGACCTGTTTGACGGGACTCATGTAAAGATCATCGGCCCGCATCGTCAAGCCGCCCGGCTCGAATCCTCAAAGATTTTTGCCAAGCAGTTCATGTCGAGCCATGGCATTCCCACGGCTGACTATTTCGTGTGCGACAGCGCCGACCAAGCCCTGGATTTTGTCAAGAGATGCAGTTATGGCTATCCGGTGGTCATCAAAGCGGACGGATTGGCGGCGGGAAAGGGAGTGGTGCTGGCAAAGGACTTTTCCCAAGCCGAGGCCACCATCCTCGAGTTTATGACGGAGAAGGTGTTTGGAGAGGCGGGTTCTCGTATTGTGGTTGAAGAATGTCTGCGAGGCCGGGAGTGCTCGTTCATGGTGTTTAGCGATGGGGAGCACTACCAGCCGATGGTTCCCTCCCAGGACCACAAGCGCGTGTACGACAACGATGCCGGGCCGAACACCGGGGGCATGGGCGCCTTTAGTGACGATGCCCTGCTCACGACAGAGATGAGGATGACAATCCTTCAGTCCATCGTCGAGCCTGCGCTTCGCGGCATGAGATCGGAGGGAACCCCTTTTCGCGGCATTCTCTATTGCGGTCTGATGCTGACCGACCAGGGACCCAGGACTTTGGAGTTCAATTGCCGTTTTGGAGATCCCGAAACTCAACCTGTCCTGATGCGGATGAAGACGGATCTGCTCGACGTCTTTGAAGCCCTGCTTGAAAACCGCCTCCATCAAGTCTCGCTCCAGTGGGCGACCGATTCCGCTGTCTGCGTGGTGCTGGCCAGCGGCGGGTATCCCGGCAAGTTTGAAAAGGGGAAGCCCATTTCGGGACTGGCTGAAGTCAGCCGGATGGAGGACGTGAAGGTGTTTCACGCGGGCACCCAGGCCGCCACCCTCTCCCATCAAACGGAAAGAGCGGGCCCGATCCAAACCGTGGGGGGTCGCGTGTTGGGAGTGACCGCCCTGGGACGGGACTTGCCCGTGGCGGCCGCCCGCGCTTATGAAGCCTGCTCAAGAATTCATTTCGAAGGGATGCATTACCGTCGCGACATCGGCGGGCGCCCGGCCACGCGAAACTCCGGACCCGTTGAGACGGCCTGA
- a CDS encoding family 20 glycosylhydrolase → MVRWWSIGLLFLLIAVGPATAGELRVIPHPREVQLANKDFIPDKATRIEISDLKDADDRFAAEQLAEEVQQASGFKPVIGSFKGKSRNVIALIRANVPNRPFHRLLQERRLDLDEKFDPEGYALDVDGSGVVAAANTAEGIFYAVQTLKQMIVRGEERGAHVQGAHIRDWPAMRYRGVHDDISRGPVPTLEFMKRQVRTAAEFKLNMWSVYLEYPFQYQSEPLIGPREGSLTAAEVKDLVEYARRYHVDVVPEQQAFGHLHHVLKWEKYSGIAELPYGNVLTPTNPKTYEFIQRLYAELVPLFPSKFFHIGADETFELGEGQTKALKEKEGLGKVYFDHIVKVRELMNPYHKRLMFWGDIALHYPELLKELPKDMVVMTWNYNPRDDFESLIKPFRDTGLDVMVCPGVNNWNRIFPNNNMALKNIRNFVRDGQRLGAIGMFNTTWDDDGEALFKMTWYGLVFGAAAAWQPGESSIEQFQANFDWAFYRNNDHAFASAIDNFAKIHEAIVKAGLGDANNTLVWANYLSADGAAALKKILPSARSIRLLAEDSLELLYKNAGQVHRNQDTLPDLIFAARRLDYLGMKILYAEQMSKTYWDGYLHLSERGRVNRNLRALDYVDGLVGDLRDTASSLRTSYQQLWLAENRPYWMDNVLVRYDLELDRWAKLQQKLAELQRHFSETSTLPAPDELGFFLR, encoded by the coding sequence ATGGTTCGTTGGTGGAGTATTGGACTTCTATTTTTGTTAATTGCTGTGGGTCCGGCGACCGCCGGAGAACTTCGCGTTATCCCTCATCCGCGGGAAGTGCAATTGGCGAACAAGGACTTCATCCCGGACAAAGCGACCCGAATAGAGATCAGTGATCTCAAAGATGCTGACGACCGGTTCGCCGCGGAACAGTTGGCAGAGGAAGTCCAACAGGCCAGCGGATTCAAACCCGTGATTGGTTCCTTCAAGGGCAAATCCCGGAATGTCATCGCTCTGATTCGTGCCAATGTCCCCAATCGTCCATTCCATCGCCTCCTCCAGGAGCGGCGTCTGGATCTCGACGAAAAATTCGATCCGGAGGGTTATGCGCTCGATGTCGACGGGAGCGGCGTGGTGGCCGCTGCCAATACGGCGGAGGGCATCTTCTATGCAGTGCAGACGCTGAAACAGATGATCGTTCGCGGTGAAGAGCGGGGTGCGCATGTTCAAGGTGCTCACATCCGGGACTGGCCGGCCATGCGCTACCGGGGGGTTCATGACGACATCAGCCGCGGCCCGGTTCCTACATTAGAGTTTATGAAGCGCCAGGTGCGCACGGCTGCCGAGTTCAAGCTGAACATGTGGTCGGTGTATCTGGAGTATCCCTTCCAGTACCAATCTGAGCCCCTGATCGGACCCCGGGAGGGCTCCCTCACCGCCGCTGAGGTGAAAGACCTGGTGGAGTATGCACGACGTTATCATGTGGATGTCGTGCCGGAGCAACAGGCGTTCGGACACCTCCACCACGTTTTGAAATGGGAGAAATACAGCGGCATCGCCGAATTGCCTTACGGGAATGTCCTGACCCCAACCAACCCAAAAACTTACGAGTTTATTCAGCGGCTCTACGCGGAGTTGGTTCCACTCTTCCCTTCAAAGTTCTTTCACATCGGGGCGGATGAAACTTTTGAACTGGGCGAAGGTCAGACCAAGGCATTGAAGGAGAAGGAAGGACTGGGGAAGGTGTATTTCGACCACATCGTGAAGGTCCGGGAGTTGATGAATCCGTATCACAAGAGGCTCATGTTCTGGGGAGACATCGCCCTGCATTATCCGGAACTGCTGAAGGAATTGCCCAAAGACATGGTCGTGATGACCTGGAATTACAATCCAAGGGACGATTTTGAATCGTTGATCAAGCCCTTCCGCGATACCGGTCTGGACGTGATGGTCTGTCCCGGCGTCAACAACTGGAATCGCATTTTCCCTAATAACAACATGGCGCTTAAGAATATCCGCAATTTTGTCCGCGACGGGCAAAGGTTGGGGGCCATCGGGATGTTCAATACCACCTGGGACGATGACGGAGAGGCCCTGTTCAAGATGACTTGGTACGGCCTCGTCTTCGGGGCGGCGGCCGCTTGGCAACCCGGAGAATCTTCCATCGAGCAGTTCCAGGCAAATTTTGATTGGGCCTTCTACCGTAACAACGATCATGCCTTTGCCTCGGCCATCGACAACTTTGCAAAGATTCATGAAGCAATCGTCAAAGCGGGGCTGGGGGACGCCAATAACACGCTTGTGTGGGCAAACTACCTCTCGGCCGACGGGGCCGCCGCCCTCAAGAAAATCCTCCCCTCCGCCCGATCGATTCGCCTCCTGGCCGAAGACTCCCTTGAGTTGCTCTACAAGAATGCAGGCCAGGTGCATCGAAATCAAGACACGCTTCCGGATCTCATCTTTGCTGCGCGCCGGCTGGATTACCTGGGGATGAAGATTCTCTACGCGGAGCAGATGAGCAAAACTTATTGGGATGGATATCTCCATCTCAGTGAGCGTGGCCGGGTCAACCGCAATCTGCGCGCTCTGGATTATGTGGACGGCTTGGTGGGGGACCTGCGCGACACCGCCTCATCCCTTCGGACGAGTTATCAACAGCTCTGGCTTGCTGAAAATCGACCTTACTGGATGGACAATGTTCTCGTCCGGTATGATCTAGAACTGGATCGCTGGGCAAAGTTGCAGCAGAAGCTTGCGGAATTGCAGCGCCATTTCAGTGAAACCTCCACCTTGCCTGCTCCGGACGAACTGGGATTCTTCCTCAGATGA